The nucleotide window ACTAGTTAGGAGGATTTCGCCAGCGCCTAGTTTAACCGCTTTTTTTGCCCACTCGATGGCATCAAGACCAGTATCGTTTCGTCCACCTTTTGTATAGACACTCCAATTGGTGCCATTCCATTTAGCATCAATAGCGACGACAATGCATTGATTACCAAACTTTGCAGCACCTTCTTGGATAAGCTCAGGGCGGTGAATTGCTGCTGAATTAAGCGAGATTTTATCGGCACCTGCTTGAAGGAGCTTTTTCATATCGGAAACACTGCTGATTCCTCCGCCAACTGTAAGTGGAATGAATACTTGTTCAGCTGTTCGTTCGACAACATCAATCATTGTTTCGCGAAGCTCGATTGTTGCGGTGATATCTAAGAAAATAAGTTCATCGGCGCCGGCTTTATTGTAGGCTTTTGCAATTTCAACAGGATCGCCGACATCTGTTAATGAAACAAAATTGACACCTTTTACTACTCGACCAGCAGTGACATCAAGACAAGGAATGATTCTTTTAGTAAGCAAGTTGTTCCACCTCGATGATATCAGACATGGAAATATTTTTGTTGTAAAGGGCTTTACCTGCAATGGCTCCGTAAAGATTAAGTTTGGCAAGTGCTTCTAAATCTTGGCGGCTACTTACCCCGCCAGATGCTATAAGGTTCACCGAAACATGCTTTTTCAAGGCTTCCATTTGCTCGAGATTAGGACCAGTTAATGTACCATCACGACTGATATCTGTATAGATAATTGTTTCTACCTGCATTGTTTCCATTTCTTTCGCCAAGTCTAAGTAAGATACTTGACTAATATTTAACCAGCCACTTGTTGCGACAAAACCATTTTTAGCATCAATTCCGGCGGCGATTTTGGGGCCATATTTTTGAACAGCTGCTTGTAAGAACGCAGGGTCTGTAAGGGCAGCGGAACCAATGATGACACGGTTAATACCGGATTGTAGATAGTAATCCACTTGTGCCATGCTACGGATGCCTCCACCAACTTGGACGGGGATTCCGGAGGCTTTTTTCATTTCTTTAATAATTTCAAGATTTACTGGTCGTCCTTCTAATGCTCCGTCTAGATCAACTATGTGTAAATAAGAGGCACCATCTTTGACAAATGTGCTTGCTTGAGCGACAGGATCTGGGTTGACGACAAATTTTTTTGTAAAATCACCCTGAAAAAGTCTCACGCATTGACCGTTTTTTAAATCTATTGCTGGGAAGATTTGCATGTTGCGATGACCTCCTTAAAACCGGTTAAAATTTGTAATCCAATTTCGCCGCTTTTTTCAGGATGGAATTGTGCTCCGTAAACATTTCCATTCCTTATCATGCTTGGAATTTCTACTGAATAGCTACTAGTGGCGATAATATATTCGGGAGTACATTTTGCATAATACGAGTGGACATAATATACATATTCTCCATTTAAATTGGTAGTTAAAGGAGTTGTTTGCTGGATATTTAGTTCGTTCCATCCCATGTGTGGTACAGCGAATGCAGGTTTGGATGGTAGTTTTTCGACGCGACCTGGAATGAGCCCGAGTCCATTTGTAAAAGTATGCTCGCTACTTGATTCGAGCAAGAGTTGCATACCGAGACAAACGCCAAGTATAGGTTTTCCCATGGCGGCGATGTTTTTGAGTGTGATATCAAGTCCTCGCTGAATTAGTTCTTGCATTGCTTCAGGGTAGGCACCGACACCAGGAAGTATAATACCGTCTGCTTCTATCATGGTTGCTTTACTACTAGAAATTTTATTTGGTAAGCCAATAAAATCAAGTGCTTTGCTGATGCTCTTCGTATTTCCTGTATCATAATCAACAATAACAATCATTTATAGGACTCCTTTAGTCGAATTGATGCCTTTGATATCTGGATTAATCGTGATAGCTTCGCGGAGAGCACGTCCAAATGCTTTAAAAAGAGCTTCAATTTTATGATGTGTATTTTTGCCATAAAGAACCCGCAGATGTAAATTCATTTCGGCATTGAAAGCAACTGCTTGGAAAAATTCTTCAACAAGCTCAGTGTCAAAATCACCTAATTTAGGATTGATTAACTCCGCGTCGAAAACTAGATACGAGCGACCACTTAAGTCAAGGGCAGCAAAACCGAGCGCTTCATCCATTGGAACATACGCGGAACCGTAACGATTGATATTAGCTTTGTCGCCGAGCGCTTCTTTTAAACAAATACCAAGTGTAATACCAATATCTTCTACAGTATGGTGCGCATCGACATAAGTATCTCCATCCGCTTTTACGTGCAAAGTAATACGGCTGTGTTTGGCAAGGAGTGTAAGCATATGGTCTAAAAATCCGACTCCGGTAGAAATAGTTGCTTCTTCTTGTGTGTCCAAATTGATTGCAAGTTCAATCGATGTTTCTGCAGTAGTTCGTGTTTTCGTTGCAGTTCTCATTTACTTTTCCTCCTCAAAACGAATTTGGATAGCTCTGGCATGTGCATCTAATCCTTCTTTGTTTGCGAGTAAAATAATCGCCTCTTTCTCTTTTGCTAAAGCTTCTTTTGTATAGGAAATGAAAGCGGATCGTTTAGTAAAGTCTTCTACACCGAGCGGCGAGAAAAATTTGGCGGTTCCACTTGTTGGTAATACATGATTAGGTCCAGCAAAATAATCTCCAAGTGGTTCTGACGCATAACTGCCTAGAAAAATCGATCCTGCATTTTTTATCTGATGCAAATAATTCATGGGATTTTCTAGTTGGACTTCTAGATGCTCTGGGGCGATTCCATTCATAATTTCGAACATATCTGCTAAGTTATCAGCAAGGATAATTTTTCCTTCTGAGCGAATTGCTTCTGCTGCAATTCTTTTTCTTGGAAGTGATGCTAGTTGGCTGTGAATTTCTGATTCGGATTCTTTAGCGATTTTTTCGCTAGTGGTTATTAAGATAGCACGGGATAAGGTGTCGTGCTCTGCTTGGGAGAGTAAGTCTGCAGCGATAAATGCTGGGTTTGCTGAATCGTCAGCGAGCACAACGATTTCAGATGGTCCGGCAATCATATCGATATCTACTATGCCAAAAACTTCTCGTTTAGCGGTGGCAACGTAAATATTTCCTGGACCAACGATTTTAGCTACTTTCGGGATGGATTCTGTACCATAAGCAAGAGCAGCAATTCCTTGAGCCCCGCCAACTTGATAAATTTCATCAACACCAGCAATGTGGGCAGCAGCAAGTACATGTGGATTAATCCCATTTTCGCCTGGTGGGGTAATCATAACGATTCGGTTTACTCCAGCAATTTTAGCAGGTAAAACATTCATTAATACGGATGAGGGATAGGCAGCAGTACCACCTGGAACATAAACGCCAACGGTTTCTAAAGGACGAATAAGTTGTCCGCGAATGACACCTGGTTTTTCATTATCTATAAAAGCCGTTTGTTGTTGTTTTATGTGGAAGCTTTCAATATTTGCTTTTGCTTGTTTTAATACCTCTAAAAAGGCTTCATCAACCTCGGCTAAAGCTGACGTTATAGTTTCTTTAGGAATACGTAACTTTTGGATGGAGACTTGATCGAATTGTCTTGTGTAATCAAATAGAGCTTGGTCACCATCTGTTGCTACTTTTTGAATAATTGCTTTTACTTGGGCACCGATAGTAGCGGAAGTATCGTCTGATGAGGTGGATAACAGTTCTTGTAAAATGTCTTCTGGTGTTCCAGTTAAATAATTCATTTCCTGCGTTCCTCCTTTATTACTTTTTCGAGTTGGTCTATTAATTCAAAGATTTGGATCTTATTTTGTTTTAAGGAAGCTTTATTAACAATCACTCGTGCTGAAATTGGATACATTTTTTCATAGATTTGTAGGCCGTTTTCTTTTAAAGTAGAGCCGGTTTCAACTATATCAATAATGGCATCGGCTAAACCAAGGACAGGTGCGATTTCAACGGAGCCTTCGATTTTAATAATTTCGACATCTTCCCCTTTTTCAAGGAAGTATTTAGATGCGACATTAGGATATTTCGTTGCGATAATTTTTCGGCGGTAACTACTTGGATCATAATCTGATGTTGAAGCAAGACAAAACTGACATTTACCAATTTCTAAATCGAGCATTTCGTAATGTGATTTAGATGCTTCAAGCAAAACGTCCTTACCCACAATACCAATATCAGTTACCCCATGCTTTACATAAGTCATTACATCGACAGCTTTCACAAGGATAAAAGAAATTGGTTGGGTTGTGCTGTGAAAAATAAGCTTTCGTTTTTTATCTTCCATAGAAGAACAATCAATTCCCGCTTTTTGTAAAAGTGAAATGGCATCTTTCTCAAGGCGACCTTTTGTTAAAGCAATTTTAAGTACTTTCATTGTCCGGCCTCCTTACCAAAAATAGTCGTAATTCCTTCTGTTGATACGTGAACCACACTTGGGATTTTCCATTTTTTGGCGAAAGAAATCGCATTGGCCGCTTCTTCAAAAAAACTTAATTCACTATTTGGCGTTTGTTGCATTAATTTCTCTGCTTCAGGTAATGCCGCCAAGTCATAGTGGATTAAAAGAGTTGTACCTGCTTGTTTTTTGAAAATGCCAGCGTGATTTTGTAGGTCGGTAAGTAAGTCAAGGTTGAGTGCCAAACCAACTGCTGGTGAGGAGGAGCTAGTGAATTGTTCTAGTAAATGGTCATAACGTCCGCCGTTTAAGAAATTATCGGCAGCAAGTTCAGCATATCCTCTAAAAATAATACCAGTGTAGTAATGGAGGTCTTGTACTAAACCTAAATCGACACTTATATCAGCAGCATAATGAACAGCTTTAACGATTGTTTCTATTTCAGTTAGGGCAGCTATAATCCCTTGATCCGTCGTTAGTTTCTTTGCTTGGGCCAGAATAGTTGTAGCAGGTCCAAACAACCTAGGAAGTGCCAAAATAAAGTCATCAAGCGAGCTAGGATTATTAGTAACAAATGCTTGGATACCAGTTAAACTTTTATTTTGAATTAAAAGGCGGAATTCCATTTCAGTAGTTTCGGAAAGATGTAAAAGGTGAATAAGTCGTCGATAAATGGCAGCGTGCCCGAGTTCAATTTGAAAATTCGGAATTTGGAGCTCATTTAATACCCCTATTCCACTTAAAATGCATTCGATTTCTGCTTTAATAGAAGGATAACCAATAAGTTCAATCCCTGCTTGGGTTTGTTCATTTTGCTCTCCACCAAAATCGTCGTTGGCTCGGAAAATTTTACCACTATAAGAAAGTTTTAAAGGTAGGGTGACCCCCGTTGTACTAACCACTCGACCAATCGGCAAAGTCATATCTGGCCGAAGAACTGTCAAGCGACCTTTTTCATCAAAGAAACGATACAGTTTGGTGTCTGCCTGGTTTTCAGAGGAGAAAACGTCTGCAAATTCAATGACGGGTGTTTCAATTCGCTTAAAACCTCGAGCTTCAAAATATTGATTTACTTGTTGTTCGATTTTATAGGCAACGTGAGCTTCGCGAAATAATTTATCACGTGTTCCAGTTGGCAAATTCCGGTTTAAGTTCATCGGGTTAGCTCCTTTTTTATATTTTAGCTTATTAGCATATTAGCATGTTAAAGCATTTTTGTAAATAATGAATAGAAAAATGATTCCTTATGGTATAATTAGTGTACCATTTGCTAGGTTAAAGAGAAAAAAATTGAGGAGGAAAGGGTATGAAACGAGATGGACATACGCATACAGAATTTTGTCCGCATGGGACGCGAGAAGATGTAGAAGAAATGATTTTAAGAGCAATCGAACTAGATTTTGATGAATACTCCATTGTTGAGCATGCACCACTTCCTAGTGAATTTATGCAAGAAACAGCCGGAGATAAAGAAGCGATTGAGACGGCAAGTATGGAGCTTAGTGATGTACCTTACTATTTGAAGAAAATGACACATTTGCAGAAGAAGTATGCGAGTGATTTATTAATACATATTGGTTTTGAAGTGGATTATTTAATAGGATATGAAGATTTTACACGGGACTTTTTAAATGAATATGGACCGCAAACAGATGATGGGATTTTATCGCTGCATTTTTTAGCGGGACAAGGAGGCTATCGTTCGATTGATTTCTCAGCGGAAGATTATGACGAGGGTATTGTTCAATTTTACGCGGGCTTTGAAAAAGCGCAACTTGCTTATTTGGAAGGGATCAAGCAGTCGATTGAAGCAGATTTAGGAAACTTTAAGCCGATCAGGATGGGCCATATTTCTTTGTGTCAAAAATTTTGGCAGTATTTTGGATCAGAAAAAAATCTGCTCTCGAGTGAGGTGAAAGCACAGTTTCAACAGGTGCTTTCATTAGTGAAAAAGCGAGGTTATGAACTTGATTTTAATGCAGCGGGATTATTTAAACCACTATGTGGAGAGACTTACCCGCCAAAAGAGATTGTTCTTTTAGCTAATCAATTACAAATTCCGTTTATATATGGTTCGGATTCGCATGGCGTTCAGGATGTTGGGCGTGGTTATCAAGTTTATTGCCAAAAGTAAGTTTTTAAATCAACGTGCCCATTTGCTTTCAACTGAACACCTTCTGATATAAGTAATTCGCGCTGTTCATCCCAATTTGGAACAAGCCGTCCAGCTGCATTTACGACACGATGACATGGTGTGATTTTGTCACGTTTAGAGTGTTTTAGCGTGGCACCGACAAGCCTGGAATTTTTTGGGAAACCAATTTTATATGCGATCTGACCATAAGTAGTTACTTTGCCACGAGGGATTTGTCGAACTACCTCGTATACACGGTCTTCAAAATCTGCGGGAACCATTGTTTTTGCCTCCATTTTGATGATAATAAAATTAGTATACAGGAAATAACCATTTTATAAAAGATAGGATGATAAAGAAATGCCAGATTTTTCTTATGCAAAAATAACTAAACTCGTAGTCCATTTTGCGGGGAATAAAGCGAGAGAAGAGGGAACAGAAGTATCGTCCAATGTACTTGCTGATATTGGCTCCGAAATGAATCAAACACTTGCTTCGATTTTTTTGGAGCCATTTAAAAAAGATGAATATTATCAGTTTACTCATGAAACCGATTTGGATTTTAATGAAGTCCGAACTTATGCGGCAAATATGTTTGCTTATGAAGAAGAATTTCTAGATGAATCAAAGAAGATATTGGAACATTTATATAGAGAAACAACCCATCCGAACATTAAAAGTGGTGACGTGTGGCTCTTCTTCATGGAAGGTTGTGTTGTGGATGGAGATTTCACAAATGGTATCGGAATTTTTAAAGTCGAAAATAAAGAAGTCTTTTTAAAAAATGATTTTAATGGCCAAGAATTCCAAATTGGTTATGATAAAGGGATTACGGGGACGGATTTAGATAAGGGCTGCTTAATTTTTAATTTAGAACAGGACTCAGGTAATAAAGTTTTAATCCTTGATAGACTTAATCGTGGGGATTCGGTTTATTGGAAAGATAAGTTTTTAGGAATAGAAAAGATTACTGATGAAAAATTTTATACCGAGGGATTTGTAGAAGTTTGTACAGATTATATTAAACAACGCGAGGAATCACTACTTGATAAGTCTAACTTTGTCAAAGCGACAACGGAATATTTAGCGGGTGAAGAGACACTCAATATTGCTGAATTTGCTCGAACAACGATTGAAAAGCCTGAAGAAATTACGGAATTTAATACAATGGTGGATACCTTTGAAAAAGAAAATAATGTGCGTTTTCCAGAAAGCTTTCAATTAGATGAAGAAAAACGGGAAAAATTATCGAAAAAAATCCGTAAAACGATTAAATTAGGAAAAAATATTTCGGTTGTTGTGAAAGACTTGGAGCAACTAGAAGAAACTGATTTTGTACAAGGATATGACGAAGAACGAGGCAAAAATTTCATGATTGTCTATTATGATTAAAAAAAGACCGAGGACAGGTAACTATCCTCGGTCTTTTGCGTTTTAAACGACAAATATGAAATACAATATAAACAGTAGCATCATCACATACATAATTGGATGGACTTCTTTATAGCGACCTTTAAGCGCCATTGTAATTGGATAGAAGATGAAGCCGATTGCGATACCAGTTGCGATGGAGAAAGTAAGTACCATCATTAATATAACGAAGAATGCAGGTACAGCAACTTCAAATTTCGTCCAATCAATATGTGCTACATTTCCAATCATTAATATTCCTACAATTACGAGTGCTGGCGTTGTAACAGCACTCGTAATGACACCAAGAAGCGGGGAAAAGAATAGCGATAAAGAGAAACAAATCGCGATAACCACGGCAGTTAAACCAGTTCGACCACCAACTGCAACCCCGGCAGTAGATTCTACATAAGAAGTAGTCGTTGATGTTCCGAAAATTGCTCCAAAGACGGTTGCAATCGAGTCAGAGAAAAGCGAACGTCCAGCACGCGGAATCTTGTTATCTTTTACAAAGCCTGCTTGTGTCGCAACGGCAACGAGAGTTCCTGCTGTGTCAAAGAAATCAATGAAGAAAAAGGTTAAAATAACAATTAACATTTGTGGAGTGAAAATATCTGGTAAATGAATCACTGCTTGACCAAAAGTTGGTGCGATACTTGGTACGGAAGAAACAACTTGTGTTGGTACATCAATTAGTCCGAAAATCATTCCTGCAATAGCAGTCGTTGCCATCCCGAAGAAAATCGCTCCCTTCCAACCAATCGTCATATAACAAACGGTAATAACAATTCCGAAAACTGCAAGTAAAACTGGTCCAGAATGCAAGTCACCTAGTGCAACGATTGTAGAATCATTTGGCACAATAATCCCAGCATTTTTCAGCCCTAGAAAAGCAATGAAAAAGCCGATTCCAGCACCAACAGCAAATTTTAGTTCAGAAGGAATTGCATTAACAATTTTTTCACGAATACCGGAAAGTGTTAAACAAATGAAAACTAATCCGGAAACTAGAACACCAGCGAGTGCCGTTTGCCAAGGAATACCCCACTGCGCACATACAGTATAAGCGAAGAATGCATTTAATCCCATACCGGGTGCGAGTCCGATTGGATAGTTGGCAATTAATCCCATTGCAAGTGAACCAACTACCGAAGCTAGAATTGTTGCTACAAATACTGCTTTTAATTCCATTCCTGTTGTTGCCAGCATAGATGGATTGACGAAAAGTACATAAGCCATCGATAAGAAAGTCGTTAGCCCCGCGAGTATTTCTGTCCGAACAGTCGTCTTATTCTCGCGTAGTTTGAAAAATTTTTCCATTAAAAAAAGCCTCCCTATTTATGTTGTCGCACATAATGGAAAGAGCATAGGTAAAAGAAGGGAATGAAAAATAAAAATAGCAAAAAATCCCTATGAAATTTACACTGCTCGTAGCCTGGCACTTTACGGTTGCCTGGTAGAAACGATCGGTCCATATTACCGAACTTATACGACTTTTTTATTGTAGACGATTAGCGCATTTTTGGCAATACCATATGAAATAAAATTTAAAAACAAACTTTTGGATAAATAAGTTTATACTTTTAAAAAAATAAGGTATAATGAAAACAAATAATTATTGGAGGTAAGAAATAATGACTTATAAATTTCCAGAAAATTTTTGGTGGGGTAGTGCCGCTTCCGGACCTCAAACAGAAGGTGCAGCAAATGTAGATGGTAGAAAACCTAGTATTTGGGACCATTGGTATGATATAGAACCAGGACGTTTCTTTAATGATGTTGGACCTGCAAATACTTCCAACTTTTATTATCAATATAAAGAAGATATCGCTTTAATGAAACAAACAGGACATAACTCTTTCCGGACATCCATTCAATGGTCTCGTCTTATTCCAGATGGTATCGGAGAAGTGAATCCAAAAGCAGTCGATTTTTATAATCGTGTTATTGATGAAATGCTAGCGAATGATGTAGAACCATTTATGAATTTATATCATTTCGATATGCCAATGTCGATGCAAGAAAAAGGTGGCTTTGAAAGTCGTGAAGTAGTAGATGCTTATGCTACTTTTGCTAAAACTTGTTTTGAATTATTCGGTGACCGCGTGAAACATTGGTTTACTTTTAACGAACCAATTGTACCAGTAGAAGCAGGATATTTATATGATATGCACTTCCCAAATGTAGTTGACTTTAAGCGCGCAGTACAAGTGGCTTACCATACGACACTCGCACATGCACTGGCAGTAAAAGAATTCCACGATTTAAAAATTCCTAGCGGTCAAATCGGAATTATCTTAAACTTAACACCATCTTATCCGCGTAGCCAAAACCCAGCAGATGTCAAAGCAGCGCACATTGCTGATTTGATTTTCAATCGTAGTTTCTTAGATCCAGTTACAAAAGGGGACTTCCCAGCAGATCTTGTAGAAATTATTCGTGAACATGATGCACTTCCAACTTATACAGAAGAAGATTTAGCGATAATTAAAAACAATATTATTGATATTTTAGGAGTCAATTACTATCAACCACGCCGTGTGAAAGCAAAAGAATACGCAGCACATCCGGATGCACCATTTATGCCAGAACATCTTTTTGATAACTACGAAATGCCTTATCGTAAAATGAATCCATATCGTGGTTGGGAAATTTTTGAAAGAGCGATTTATGATATTGCAATTAATTTACGTGATAACTACGATAATATTCCGTTCTTTATTTCTGAAAATGGGATGGGTGTGGAAGGAGAAAGCCGCTACCGGAATGCGGGCGGGATGATTGAAGATACTTACCGGATTGATTTTATTAAGAGCCATTTGAAATGGTTGCATAAAGCAATAGAAGAAGGTGCGAATTGTAATGGTTACCATCTTTGGACATTTATGGATTGTTGGAGCTGGGCAAATGCTTACAAAAACCGTTATGGCTTAGTAGAAGTTGACTTGGATAATAATTTCAAACGAACAATTAAAGCATCCGGTCATTGGTACAAAGAACTTGCAGAAAACAATGGCTTTGAGGACTAAATGTGATAAAATAAAACTATTATGTGTAAAGAGGTGAACTTCCGTGGCTCAGAATCAAACAAAATATAGTTACATTGCTGAAGAAATCCGAAAAAGAATTATGAATCACGCATATCCGCTTAATCAACCTATTCCTGACGAGATAACTTTGGCGAAAGAGTTTGATTGTAGTCGAATGACAATGAAAAAAGCGCTTGAGGTACTTGTACTTGAAGGGTTGCTTTACCGGAAACGTGGACATGGTACTTTCATTATCAAATCGGCGCTGGACGCGGACCGGTTGCAGATTCACAATCAAGAAGTAAATGGTTTCACAAAACTTTTAAATGGTAAAAAAGTGATTAGCAAGGTTATTGAATTTAAAGTTATTTTTCCAACTGAAGAAATTGCCGAACGTCTTCATATCGAGATGGAAACACCAATTTATGACATTCTACGTGTGCGCTTGGTCAAAGATGAACCATATGTACTCGAGCATACGTATATGCCTGTGGGTGTTATTCCCGGCATTAACCAACAAATTCTAGAAGGCTCGATTTATTCTTACATTCAAGATGATCTCAATTTGAAAATTGCGAGTTCTTATAAACAAATTCGCGCAGATAAAGCGACCTTGCTTGACCAGCAATATTTAGACTGTGCTTCTGATGATCCGGTTGTCGAAGTAGAGCAAACCGTGTATTTAAATAATGGGCTTGCTTTTGAATTTTCGAAGTCGCGTCACCGTTATGATAAATTCGTGTTTACAACTGTGAATATCGCTCGACGTTAAAAATCGAAAGCTAAAATGATAATTCGTTTTAGCTTCTTTTTTTGCGTATACATAAGCTCATTTATTTGTTGGAAAATGTGATATACTTTTCAGTAGAAAATAAAACGAGTGGTAAGAAAGGATCAAGTAAGTATGACTCAAAAAACAGATCAAGATGTGATGCGAGAGAATAATAAGAAGTTAGTATTAAAAACGCTTTTTAATGCTGGGCCAACCTCTCGTAGTGCGATTGCGAGCTCTATTCATCTACAAAAATCTACTGTTTCATCGATTGTTCGTGAGCTTCATGAGCTTGGTCTTATCGAGGAACTTGGTATTGGTGAATCTAGTAATGTTGGTGGACGCAAGCCAAATTTAATTCAATTTAACTATCGCTATGGCTATGTTTTAGCTTTCGATATGGGGGCGAGGCATTTAAGATATTCTGTCAATTATTTAAACGGAGAAGTAATTCAAAAAGAATCTCTTAGACTAATCGGCAAGAGCATAAAAGATGTTTTTCAAATGATGAAGAAAATTATTGCTGGACTAGCAACTTTTGAAACGAAGAAAGGGCTTCTAGGAATTGCTGTATCGACCCATGCGCCTGTTTATGATAATAAAATCCGCTATAGTCCATTTTTAGAATTAGATTCTTTTTCGTTACTTGATGCATTGCAAGAAGTAGTCAAGGTGCCGATTCGTTTTGAAAATGAGGCGAATTTAACCGCTATTTCGATTCGGGATTTTTGGAATCATGCAGATGCGGAACCGCTAAATAATTTGATTGCGCTTAATATTCATAATGGAATCGGCGTCGGGACAATTATTAACGAGCAACTTTATCATGGTGTAGAGGGTTTGGCCGGCGAAATTGGTCGTTCTGTTATTTGTAAAGATAATCAAGTATATCGATTAGAAGAACTTTATTCTGAAAAAGCAATCATCGAAAAAGTGGCCAAACATGAAAAAAAAGCAGATTTAACCGTGGAGGAATTTGTAACATTAATTAAAACGGGTAATGAATACGTGTTAGCAGTTGTAGATGAATGGATTGCGGCTATTTCGCAGATTACCTATAATCTAGTGCAATATAGCGCTCCGGATGCGATATTTTTATCGTCGCGTTCTTTATCACAATTTCCGGAGTTGTTGGAGCGGATTTCAGTGAAGTATAAGGAACTGAATCCATTAGGTGAGACGCAAATGAAGTTTACCGAGCATGATATTTACGATTCCTCTTTACTTGGTGGAGTAGCACTTATTACAAGACAAGTACTCGGTCTTGAATCGCAAAAGGTCATTTTCAAGAAATAAATTTTAGCAAAAAGAACTGTGGAGGGTTTGCCTCTGCAGTTTTTATTTGTATATATTTACCGAAACCGCTTTACAAAGAAGAGGGGAAAAGGGTATTATATAGTTAGTTCGACGAA belongs to Listeria ivanovii subsp. ivanovii and includes:
- a CDS encoding MGMT family protein, with amino-acid sequence MVPADFEDRVYEVVRQIPRGKVTTYGQIAYKIGFPKNSRLVGATLKHSKRDKITPCHRVVNAAGRLVPNWDEQRELLISEGVQLKANGHVDLKTYFWQ
- a CDS encoding nucleoid-associated protein, which codes for MPDFSYAKITKLVVHFAGNKAREEGTEVSSNVLADIGSEMNQTLASIFLEPFKKDEYYQFTHETDLDFNEVRTYAANMFAYEEEFLDESKKILEHLYRETTHPNIKSGDVWLFFMEGCVVDGDFTNGIGIFKVENKEVFLKNDFNGQEFQIGYDKGITGTDLDKGCLIFNLEQDSGNKVLILDRLNRGDSVYWKDKFLGIEKITDEKFYTEGFVEVCTDYIKQREESLLDKSNFVKATTEYLAGEETLNIAEFARTTIEKPEEITEFNTMVDTFEKENNVRFPESFQLDEEKREKLSKKIRKTIKLGKNISVVVKDLEQLEETDFVQGYDEERGKNFMIVYYD
- a CDS encoding NCS2 family permease is translated as MEKFFKLRENKTTVRTEILAGLTTFLSMAYVLFVNPSMLATTGMELKAVFVATILASVVGSLAMGLIANYPIGLAPGMGLNAFFAYTVCAQWGIPWQTALAGVLVSGLVFICLTLSGIREKIVNAIPSELKFAVGAGIGFFIAFLGLKNAGIIVPNDSTIVALGDLHSGPVLLAVFGIVITVCYMTIGWKGAIFFGMATTAIAGMIFGLIDVPTQVVSSVPSIAPTFGQAVIHLPDIFTPQMLIVILTFFFIDFFDTAGTLVAVATQAGFVKDNKIPRAGRSLFSDSIATVFGAIFGTSTTTSYVESTAGVAVGGRTGLTAVVIAICFSLSLFFSPLLGVITSAVTTPALVIVGILMIGNVAHIDWTKFEVAVPAFFVILMMVLTFSIATGIAIGFIFYPITMALKGRYKEVHPIMYVMMLLFILYFIFVV
- a CDS encoding glycoside hydrolase family 1 protein, producing the protein MTYKFPENFWWGSAASGPQTEGAANVDGRKPSIWDHWYDIEPGRFFNDVGPANTSNFYYQYKEDIALMKQTGHNSFRTSIQWSRLIPDGIGEVNPKAVDFYNRVIDEMLANDVEPFMNLYHFDMPMSMQEKGGFESREVVDAYATFAKTCFELFGDRVKHWFTFNEPIVPVEAGYLYDMHFPNVVDFKRAVQVAYHTTLAHALAVKEFHDLKIPSGQIGIILNLTPSYPRSQNPADVKAAHIADLIFNRSFLDPVTKGDFPADLVEIIREHDALPTYTEEDLAIIKNNIIDILGVNYYQPRRVKAKEYAAHPDAPFMPEHLFDNYEMPYRKMNPYRGWEIFERAIYDIAINLRDNYDNIPFFISENGMGVEGESRYRNAGGMIEDTYRIDFIKSHLKWLHKAIEEGANCNGYHLWTFMDCWSWANAYKNRYGLVEVDLDNNFKRTIKASGHWYKELAENNGFED
- a CDS encoding GntR family transcriptional regulator, yielding MAQNQTKYSYIAEEIRKRIMNHAYPLNQPIPDEITLAKEFDCSRMTMKKALEVLVLEGLLYRKRGHGTFIIKSALDADRLQIHNQEVNGFTKLLNGKKVISKVIEFKVIFPTEEIAERLHIEMETPIYDILRVRLVKDEPYVLEHTYMPVGVIPGINQQILEGSIYSYIQDDLNLKIASSYKQIRADKATLLDQQYLDCASDDPVVEVEQTVYLNNGLAFEFSKSRHRYDKFVFTTVNIARR
- a CDS encoding ROK family transcriptional regulator, which gives rise to MTQKTDQDVMRENNKKLVLKTLFNAGPTSRSAIASSIHLQKSTVSSIVRELHELGLIEELGIGESSNVGGRKPNLIQFNYRYGYVLAFDMGARHLRYSVNYLNGEVIQKESLRLIGKSIKDVFQMMKKIIAGLATFETKKGLLGIAVSTHAPVYDNKIRYSPFLELDSFSLLDALQEVVKVPIRFENEANLTAISIRDFWNHADAEPLNNLIALNIHNGIGVGTIINEQLYHGVEGLAGEIGRSVICKDNQVYRLEELYSEKAIIEKVAKHEKKADLTVEEFVTLIKTGNEYVLAVVDEWIAAISQITYNLVQYSAPDAIFLSSRSLSQFPELLERISVKYKELNPLGETQMKFTEHDIYDSSLLGGVALITRQVLGLESQKVIFKK